A region from the Sutcliffiella horikoshii genome encodes:
- a CDS encoding DUF1885 family protein, which translates to MASSAYINLVPKSKEKTLTVEHVKELLNYYKDITSKTGKQLGWEYSQAAFPYEVKEKPEGKGQWFYLKGTEDRYKMILIGVGTQTATSDETEPLSYIQVTLHDQSTHGDKAKANELCKFLAKKLEAELKLFTGSIMYYYKR; encoded by the coding sequence ATGGCCAGTAGCGCTTACATTAATTTAGTTCCCAAATCAAAAGAGAAAACGCTTACCGTTGAACATGTAAAAGAGTTATTAAACTACTATAAAGACATAACATCTAAAACTGGAAAACAATTAGGATGGGAATACAGCCAGGCAGCTTTCCCCTACGAAGTAAAAGAAAAGCCTGAAGGCAAAGGTCAGTGGTTTTATTTAAAAGGTACGGAGGATCGGTACAAGATGATCCTTATTGGAGTAGGCACACAGACAGCCACCTCCGACGAGACTGAGCCCCTCTCCTACATACAAGTTACTTTGCACGACCAAAGCACGCACGGCGATAAAGCGAAGGCTAATGAGCTTTGCAAGTTTCTTGCCAAGAAGCTAGAGGCTGAGCTTAAACTATTTACCGGCAGCATTATGTACTACTATAAACGTTGA
- a CDS encoding polysaccharide deacetylase family protein yields MKKWILSASLLLLLVACGQNGQVENEQNSSSENQTEGNDSVVEEEEKDVPVSKTEDPKKEPEEEEVVDSEEDSNEEEQEKDSGNEDQVQETSPQEPQYVVNPTTSAIEPMGDANSEVVLLTIDDAPDWYALEMATILKELGVKAIFFVNGHFLETEEEQKVLKTIYEMGFPIGNHTMTHKSLRQLTEEEQHEEIVLLSDRVEEITGERPRFFRAPFGTNTDYAIELVKQEGMILMNWTYGYDWETEYMDADSLADIMVNTEFLNSGANLLMHDREWTKDALADIVKGLQDKGYEILDPDLIGTEDASVETE; encoded by the coding sequence ATGAAAAAATGGATACTATCAGCATCATTATTGCTCCTCCTTGTAGCTTGCGGGCAAAATGGACAAGTTGAAAATGAACAAAATTCCTCTTCAGAAAATCAGACGGAAGGAAATGATTCTGTAGTGGAAGAGGAAGAAAAAGATGTCCCTGTGTCAAAAACAGAAGACCCAAAGAAAGAACCGGAGGAAGAAGAAGTAGTGGACTCCGAGGAAGATTCGAATGAAGAAGAACAAGAAAAAGACTCAGGTAACGAGGACCAAGTACAAGAAACTTCCCCTCAAGAACCCCAATATGTCGTAAATCCTACCACTTCTGCTATAGAACCAATGGGTGATGCAAACTCAGAGGTGGTTCTATTAACAATAGATGACGCTCCTGATTGGTATGCATTAGAAATGGCTACGATTTTGAAAGAACTGGGAGTAAAAGCTATCTTCTTTGTAAATGGACACTTCCTTGAAACGGAAGAAGAGCAGAAGGTACTAAAAACCATTTATGAGATGGGTTTTCCAATTGGAAATCATACCATGACTCATAAGTCCTTAAGGCAGCTTACAGAAGAAGAACAGCATGAAGAAATTGTATTGCTTAGTGATCGAGTAGAAGAAATCACGGGGGAACGCCCTCGCTTCTTCCGTGCTCCATTTGGCACTAATACAGATTATGCCATAGAACTTGTTAAGCAAGAAGGAATGATTCTTATGAATTGGACCTATGGTTATGATTGGGAAACAGAATACATGGATGCTGATTCACTTGCAGATATTATGGTTAATACCGAATTTCTGAACAGCGGAGCCAATTTGTTAATGCATGACCGCGAATGGACCAAAGATGCGTTAGCGGATATAGTAAAAGGGCTTCAAGACAAAGGATACGAAATACTTGACCCAGACCTAATAGGAACTGAAGATGCAAGCGTAGAAACGGAATAA
- a CDS encoding dihydrolipoamide acetyltransferase family protein: MAFEFKLPDIGEGIHEGEIVKWFVKPGDEIEEDDVLCEVQNDKAVVEIPSPVKGKVTELKVEEGTVCTVGQTIITLDAPGYEDLKFKGDDHGSDDEKAEEKTEGQVQATAEAGQDVKKEEAPKEEPKAETGAGAQEQAEVDPNRRVIAMPSVRKYAREKGVEIRQVAGSGDNGRVLKSDIDAFLSGDSAKAQETTATEAAPAAKEETKAEAKQEKQAIPAGQYPETREKMSGMRRAIAKAMVNSKHTAPHVTLMDEIDVTELVAHRKKFKSVAADKGIKLTFLPYVVKALTSALREYPVLNTSLDDATDEIVHKHYYNIGIAADTEKGLLVPVVKDADRKSIFSISNEINELAGKARDGKLASDEMKGASCTITNIGSAGGQWFTPVINHPEVAILGIGRIAEKPVVKDGEIVVAPVLALSLSFDHRMIDGATAQNALNHIKRLLNDPQLLLMEG, from the coding sequence GTGGCATTCGAATTTAAACTGCCAGATATCGGTGAAGGTATCCATGAAGGTGAAATCGTAAAGTGGTTCGTTAAACCAGGTGACGAAATCGAAGAAGATGACGTACTTTGTGAAGTACAAAACGATAAAGCAGTCGTAGAAATTCCATCTCCTGTTAAAGGGAAAGTAACGGAATTAAAAGTGGAAGAAGGTACTGTCTGTACTGTTGGACAAACCATCATCACACTAGACGCTCCAGGTTATGAAGACCTTAAATTTAAAGGTGACGACCACGGAAGCGACGACGAAAAAGCAGAAGAAAAAACAGAAGGTCAAGTTCAAGCAACAGCTGAAGCTGGTCAAGATGTGAAAAAAGAAGAAGCTCCTAAAGAAGAGCCAAAAGCTGAAACTGGCGCTGGCGCTCAAGAGCAAGCAGAAGTAGATCCAAACAGACGCGTAATCGCTATGCCTTCCGTACGCAAATATGCTCGTGAAAAAGGCGTTGAAATCCGTCAAGTTGCCGGATCTGGAGACAATGGCCGTGTTCTTAAGAGCGATATCGATGCATTCTTAAGCGGAGACAGTGCAAAAGCACAAGAAACTACTGCTACTGAAGCGGCTCCTGCAGCTAAAGAAGAAACAAAAGCGGAAGCAAAACAAGAAAAACAAGCAATTCCTGCTGGTCAATACCCAGAGACTCGTGAGAAAATGAGTGGTATGCGCCGTGCAATCGCAAAAGCGATGGTTAACTCCAAGCACACTGCGCCACACGTAACATTGATGGACGAGATCGATGTGACAGAGCTTGTTGCACACCGTAAGAAATTCAAATCAGTTGCAGCAGACAAAGGTATTAAGTTAACATTCTTACCATACGTAGTTAAAGCACTTACATCTGCGTTACGTGAGTATCCTGTACTTAACACATCTCTTGATGATGCAACAGATGAAATTGTTCACAAGCACTATTACAACATCGGTATCGCTGCTGATACAGAAAAAGGCTTACTAGTTCCTGTTGTGAAAGATGCAGACAGAAAGTCTATCTTCTCTATCTCCAACGAAATCAACGAACTTGCTGGAAAAGCGCGTGACGGTAAATTGGCATCCGATGAAATGAAAGGTGCATCTTGCACAATCACAAACATCGGTTCTGCTGGTGGACAATGGTTCACACCGGTTATTAACCATCCAGAGGTTGCGATTCTAGGTATCGGCCGTATCGCAGAAAAACCTGTAGTGAAAGACGGAGAAATTGTAGTGGCTCCAGTTCTTGCATTATCACTAAGCTTTGACCATCGTATGATTGATGGCGCTACTGCTCAAAATGCGCTTAACCATATCAAGCGTCTATTGAACGATCCACAATTATTGTTAATGGAGGGTTAA
- a CDS encoding DUF3055 domain-containing protein, whose translation MNLFDKLYDNNENVPVRFVGFTTKDVRYDFGIVYTNMFFGKPLVICMQTGRSTLLDPKDITDLNHLQHVFRIDSQEQAEDLAEFFTEAIPASPFQEQYE comes from the coding sequence ATGAACTTATTTGACAAGCTTTATGATAACAATGAGAATGTTCCAGTTCGCTTTGTTGGTTTTACGACTAAAGATGTTAGATATGATTTTGGTATCGTGTACACGAATATGTTTTTTGGTAAGCCCCTTGTCATCTGTATGCAAACCGGCCGTTCTACCCTCCTCGACCCTAAAGACATTACTGACCTTAACCACCTTCAGCATGTATTCCGAATTGATTCACAAGAGCAAGCAGAAGACCTTGCAGAGTTTTTTACTGAGGCTATACCGGCAAGTCCTTTTCAAGAACAATATGAATAA
- a CDS encoding alpha-ketoacid dehydrogenase subunit beta: MAQMTMIQAITDALRTELKNDENVLLFGEDVGQNGGVFRATEGLQAEFGEDRVFDTPLAESGIGGLAVGFGVTGFRPVMEIQFFGFVYEVMDSVSGQLARMRYRTGGRWSAPVTIRSPFGGGVHTPELHADSLEGLMAQQPGLKVVIPATPYDAKGLLISAIRDNDPVIFLEHMKLYRSFRQEVPEEEYTIEIGKADVKREGSDITMVTYGAMVHECLKAADQLEKDGVSAEVIDLRTISPLDIETIIASVEKTGRAIVVQEAQKQAGIGANIVAEINDRAILSLEAPVLRVAAPDTVFPFSQAESVWLPNHKDVLETAKKVLNF, from the coding sequence ATGGCGCAAATGACAATGATTCAAGCGATCACTGATGCGTTACGCACAGAATTGAAAAATGACGAAAACGTCTTACTTTTCGGTGAAGACGTTGGTCAAAACGGTGGGGTTTTCCGTGCAACTGAAGGCCTTCAAGCTGAGTTCGGGGAAGACCGCGTGTTTGATACACCACTTGCAGAATCAGGAATCGGTGGACTTGCTGTTGGCTTCGGTGTAACCGGCTTCCGTCCTGTAATGGAAATCCAATTCTTCGGTTTCGTATACGAAGTAATGGACTCTGTTAGTGGACAACTTGCTCGTATGCGTTACCGTACTGGTGGACGTTGGTCTGCACCAGTTACGATCCGTTCTCCATTCGGTGGAGGAGTTCACACACCTGAACTTCATGCAGACAGCTTAGAAGGACTTATGGCACAACAGCCGGGTCTTAAAGTGGTAATTCCTGCAACTCCATATGATGCAAAAGGACTTTTAATTTCTGCAATCCGTGATAACGATCCGGTTATCTTCTTGGAGCACATGAAATTATACCGCTCTTTCCGTCAAGAAGTACCAGAAGAAGAGTACACCATTGAAATCGGTAAAGCTGACGTTAAACGTGAAGGTTCTGATATCACGATGGTTACTTACGGAGCAATGGTACATGAGTGCTTAAAAGCAGCTGACCAACTTGAAAAAGACGGAGTATCTGCTGAAGTAATCGACTTGCGTACAATCAGCCCATTGGATATCGAAACAATCATTGCATCTGTTGAGAAAACAGGCCGTGCGATTGTTGTCCAAGAAGCACAAAAACAAGCTGGTATCGGCGCTAACATCGTAGCAGAAATCAACGACCGTGCTATTCTTAGCCTAGAGGCACCGGTTTTACGTGTAGCTGCACCTGATACGGTATTCCCATTCTCTCAAGCAGAGAGCGTTTGGTTGCCAAATCATAAAGATGTTCTAGAAACAGCGAAAAAAGTTCTGAACTTCTAA
- the lpdA gene encoding dihydrolipoyl dehydrogenase, with protein MVVGDFAIDVDTLVIGSGPGGYVAAIRAAQLGQKVTIVEKNTLGGVCLNVGCIPSKALISAGHRFETAQHSEDMGIKAENVTVDFSKVQEWKAGVVKKLTGGVEGLLKGNKVDIVSGEAYFVDGNTVRIMDENSAQTYKFNNCIIATGSRPIEIPTFKYSKRVLDSTGALALKEIPKKLVVIGGGYIGTELGTAYANFGTEVVIVEAADEILAGFEKQMSSLVKRNLKKKGNVEIFTKAMAKGVEETEDGVKVTIEVKGEEQTIDADYVLVTVGRRPNTDELGLEQVGVEMTDRGVVKIDKQCRTSVSNIYAIGDIVDGPPLAHKASYEGKIAAEAIAGEPAEIDYLGIPAVVFSEPELASVGYTEAQAKEEGIEVTAAKFPFAANGRALALNATDGFLKLVTRKEDGLIIGAQIAGSSASDMIAELGLAIEAGMTAEDIAMTIHAHPTLGEITMEAAEVAMGSPIHIVK; from the coding sequence ATGGTAGTAGGAGATTTCGCAATTGATGTAGATACGCTTGTCATCGGTTCGGGCCCTGGCGGATATGTTGCTGCAATCCGCGCGGCTCAACTGGGACAAAAGGTAACAATCGTAGAAAAAAACACACTTGGTGGAGTATGTCTAAACGTTGGATGTATCCCTTCCAAAGCGTTAATTTCTGCAGGTCACCGCTTTGAAACAGCTCAACATTCTGAAGACATGGGAATTAAAGCTGAGAACGTAACAGTTGATTTCTCAAAAGTTCAAGAATGGAAAGCTGGAGTTGTTAAGAAATTGACTGGCGGAGTAGAAGGTCTACTTAAGGGGAATAAAGTAGACATCGTTTCTGGAGAAGCATACTTCGTAGACGGTAACACAGTTCGTATCATGGACGAAAACTCTGCGCAAACATACAAGTTCAATAACTGTATCATTGCAACAGGTTCACGCCCAATTGAAATTCCAACTTTCAAGTACTCCAAACGTGTTCTTGATTCTACAGGTGCATTGGCACTTAAAGAAATTCCAAAGAAACTAGTTGTTATCGGTGGAGGTTACATCGGTACTGAACTAGGTACAGCTTATGCTAACTTTGGAACAGAAGTTGTTATTGTTGAAGCAGCAGATGAGATCTTAGCTGGATTTGAAAAGCAAATGAGCTCACTTGTAAAACGTAACCTAAAGAAAAAAGGTAACGTAGAAATCTTCACAAAAGCGATGGCTAAAGGTGTAGAAGAAACAGAAGATGGTGTGAAAGTAACAATTGAAGTAAAAGGCGAAGAGCAAACAATCGACGCTGATTATGTATTAGTTACTGTTGGTCGCCGTCCTAACACAGATGAGCTTGGTCTTGAACAAGTTGGTGTGGAAATGACAGATCGTGGCGTTGTCAAAATTGACAAGCAGTGCCGCACTAGCGTTTCTAACATCTATGCTATTGGTGACATTGTAGATGGACCACCACTTGCACATAAAGCTTCTTACGAAGGTAAGATTGCTGCAGAAGCAATTGCTGGTGAGCCTGCTGAGATTGACTACTTAGGTATTCCTGCAGTAGTATTCTCTGAGCCAGAACTTGCATCTGTAGGTTACACAGAAGCGCAAGCGAAAGAAGAAGGTATCGAAGTAACAGCTGCTAAGTTCCCATTTGCTGCGAACGGCCGTGCATTGGCATTGAACGCAACAGACGGATTCTTAAAGCTTGTAACTCGTAAAGAAGATGGATTAATCATTGGTGCTCAAATTGCCGGTTCTAGTGCATCTGACATGATCGCTGAACTTGGTCTTGCTATTGAAGCTGGTATGACAGCGGAAGATATCGCCATGACTATCCACGCGCACCCAACATTGGGAGAAATCACAATGGAAGCTGCAGAAGTAGCAATGGGAAGCCCTATTCATATCGTTAAGTAA
- a CDS encoding GapA-binding peptide SR1P, with product MGTIICQTCNSAVDHFEDEKVTTYYAKCADCQCSEKSEDLA from the coding sequence ATGGGTACAATCATTTGTCAAACTTGTAACAGCGCAGTGGATCACTTTGAGGATGAAAAAGTTACGACTTATTATGCAAAATGTGCAGATTGTCAGTGCTCTGAAAAAAGCGAAGATTTAGCCTAG
- the pdhA gene encoding pyruvate dehydrogenase (acetyl-transferring) E1 component subunit alpha, with amino-acid sequence MAAKTKNAKFDPKQQKAKVEEQFQTFQILNEEGEVVNEAAMPELSDDQLKELMRRMVYTRVLDQRSISLNRQGRLGFYAPTAGQEASQLASQFALEADDFILPGYRDVPQMIWHGLPLYQAFLFSRGHFHGNQMPEGVNLLPPQIIIGAQIIQTAGVALGLKKKGKKTVAITYTGDGGASQGDFYEGINFAGAYQAPAIFVVQNNRFAISTPVEKQSAAGTIAQKAVAAGIPGIQVDGMDALAVYAATRDARERAVNGEGPTLIETLTYRYGPHTMAGDDPTRYRTSELDDEWEKKDPLVRFRKFLENKGIWSEDQENKVIEEAKEDIKVAIKKADDQPKQKVTDLISFMYEELPNNLKEQNEIYKEKESK; translated from the coding sequence ATGGCTGCAAAAACTAAAAATGCTAAATTTGATCCAAAGCAGCAGAAAGCGAAAGTGGAAGAACAATTCCAAACGTTCCAAATCTTAAATGAAGAAGGCGAAGTAGTAAACGAAGCTGCAATGCCTGAGCTTAGCGATGACCAATTAAAAGAATTAATGCGCCGTATGGTATATACTCGCGTACTTGATCAACGTTCCATCAGCTTGAACAGACAAGGACGCCTAGGTTTCTATGCTCCAACAGCTGGTCAGGAAGCTTCCCAATTAGCTTCTCAGTTTGCACTGGAAGCAGATGATTTCATTTTACCAGGATACCGTGATGTGCCACAGATGATCTGGCATGGTCTTCCTTTATATCAAGCATTCTTATTCTCTCGTGGTCACTTCCACGGCAACCAGATGCCAGAGGGTGTTAACTTATTGCCGCCTCAAATCATCATTGGTGCACAAATCATCCAAACTGCAGGTGTTGCACTTGGACTGAAGAAAAAAGGGAAAAAGACGGTAGCAATTACATACACTGGAGACGGTGGAGCTTCTCAAGGTGACTTCTACGAGGGTATTAACTTCGCAGGGGCTTACCAAGCACCAGCAATCTTTGTTGTACAAAACAACCGTTTTGCTATTTCTACGCCTGTGGAAAAGCAATCTGCAGCAGGTACAATTGCTCAAAAAGCAGTAGCAGCAGGTATTCCTGGAATCCAGGTAGACGGAATGGACGCACTAGCAGTTTACGCGGCAACTCGTGATGCTCGTGAGCGTGCAGTGAATGGTGAAGGTCCTACTTTAATTGAGACATTAACTTATCGTTATGGTCCACATACAATGGCTGGAGATGATCCAACTCGTTACCGTACTTCTGAGCTTGATGATGAGTGGGAAAAGAAAGATCCATTAGTGCGTTTCCGCAAATTCCTTGAAAACAAAGGAATCTGGAGCGAAGACCAAGAGAACAAGGTAATTGAAGAAGCGAAAGAAGATATCAAGGTTGCTATCAAAAAAGCAGATGATCAACCTAAACAGAAAGTCACAGACTTAATCTCTTTCATGTACGAAGAGCTTCCTAACAACCTTAAAGAGCAAAACGAAATCTACAAAGAGAAGGAGTCGAAGTAA
- the def gene encoding peptide deformylase has protein sequence MLTAKDIIKEGHPTLRAVASDVSLPPSQEDSTTLQKMMEYLQNSQNPDISQQYNLRPGVGLAAPQINVPKKMIAVHIRDENGTLHSYALFNPRIVSHSVEKSFLTSGEGCLSVERDVPGLVPRYARVTVKATTLQGEEVKLRLKGLVAIVFQHEIDHLNGVMFYDHINQENPFQPPDGAIPIER, from the coding sequence ATGCTTACAGCGAAAGACATCATAAAAGAAGGGCATCCCACATTACGTGCAGTGGCAAGTGACGTATCCCTTCCCCCATCTCAGGAAGATTCCACTACTCTGCAAAAGATGATGGAATACCTTCAGAACAGTCAAAATCCTGATATTTCTCAACAATACAATTTACGTCCTGGAGTCGGGCTTGCAGCTCCCCAAATTAATGTTCCTAAAAAGATGATTGCCGTTCATATCAGAGATGAAAACGGGACACTACATAGCTACGCACTTTTCAATCCGAGGATTGTTAGCCATTCTGTTGAAAAAAGCTTTCTAACATCTGGTGAAGGTTGTCTATCTGTAGAAAGGGACGTACCAGGTCTTGTACCGCGATATGCTCGCGTAACAGTCAAAGCTACCACCTTGCAAGGCGAAGAAGTTAAACTGCGGTTAAAAGGATTAGTGGCCATCGTATTTCAACATGAAATTGACCATTTAAATGGCGTAATGTTCTATGATCACATAAACCAAGAGAATCCGTTCCAACCTCCAGATGGAGCGATACCGATAGAGAGATGA
- a CDS encoding Cof-type HAD-IIB family hydrolase, translating into MEKKIVFFDIDGTLLNHQKELPASTKKAVKELQEQGVYVAIATGRAPFMFEDLRKELEIDTFVSFNGQYVVFEGEVIYKNPLNAEKLHLLREASEKVSHPLVYLNHETMKANVENHPFINESMGSLKFVHPAYGPSFLDETEIYQALLFIEDTDQQSYVETYKDFDFIRWHQYSTDILPKGGSKAIGIQRMLERLPFKKENVFAFGDGLNDIEMIDFVGTGVAMGNAHPELLKVANHVTKDVGEDGILHGLEQVGLLKQKIR; encoded by the coding sequence ATGGAAAAGAAAATAGTGTTTTTTGATATAGACGGAACGTTGCTGAATCATCAAAAGGAACTGCCTGCCTCTACCAAAAAGGCGGTAAAAGAACTGCAGGAACAAGGAGTTTATGTAGCGATTGCAACAGGAAGGGCTCCATTCATGTTTGAAGATTTACGCAAGGAATTGGAGATAGATACCTTTGTGAGCTTTAACGGGCAATATGTAGTTTTTGAAGGGGAAGTTATTTATAAAAATCCTTTAAATGCTGAAAAGTTGCATTTGCTTCGTGAAGCTTCCGAAAAGGTGTCACATCCACTTGTTTATTTAAACCATGAAACAATGAAGGCAAATGTGGAAAATCATCCGTTCATTAATGAAAGTATGGGAAGCCTGAAGTTTGTCCATCCGGCTTATGGTCCAAGCTTTCTAGATGAAACGGAAATCTATCAGGCATTATTGTTTATAGAAGACACAGATCAACAAAGTTATGTGGAAACTTATAAGGATTTTGATTTCATCCGCTGGCATCAATACTCTACAGATATCCTTCCAAAAGGCGGCTCTAAAGCAATCGGGATTCAAAGGATGCTGGAAAGATTGCCATTTAAGAAAGAGAATGTATTCGCTTTTGGAGACGGATTAAATGATATAGAAATGATTGACTTTGTTGGAACAGGGGTTGCGATGGGAAATGCACATCCTGAATTACTAAAAGTAGCCAACCATGTTACTAAAGATGTGGGGGAAGATGGAATTCTTCATGGGCTCGAGCAAGTTGGGTTACTAAAACAGAAAATTCGTTAA
- a CDS encoding thioredoxin domain-containing protein produces the protein MIRGAVIFFTLSFFILSSCQENQSITHIQFPDDSRTLVFFTDESNLQDESTYYDAIIDLKNSFPDEVANLKVVHSENEKLLYKQFNVKATPSLIVVHDNEVVTQIEGSKPKKDIVVSIEQALNQAGNSTY, from the coding sequence ATGATTAGAGGCGCTGTTATCTTTTTCACGTTGTCTTTTTTCATTTTATCTTCCTGTCAAGAAAATCAATCGATAACTCACATTCAATTTCCTGATGATTCTCGGACACTCGTTTTCTTTACGGACGAATCTAATTTACAGGATGAGAGTACATATTATGATGCGATCATTGATTTGAAAAATTCATTTCCAGATGAAGTTGCAAATTTAAAAGTAGTTCATTCTGAAAATGAAAAACTCTTATATAAGCAGTTCAATGTAAAGGCAACTCCATCTTTAATTGTGGTTCATGATAATGAAGTAGTAACACAAATCGAAGGTTCAAAGCCTAAAAAAGATATCGTTGTTTCCATTGAACAAGCTTTAAATCAAGCTGGGAATTCCACCTATTAG
- a CDS encoding YkyA family protein translates to MRFWKRTVYTGTLAFSLLLTGCVNGESAEQEIFQTLEEVVELEASFEEQQGPLLELEKEESAIYDEILTLGMKEFDQIVKLSQEGLALVEQKEAAMKSEKESIEAARKQFEEVKTSIESLEDEELKKEAQALYQLMEQRYEAYMTLSNHYMKSMEVEKEMYELFQTEDLTLEQLQVQINDLNEKYEKINEANQSFNEYTDQYNKAKLEFYKKAGLNVSYDN, encoded by the coding sequence TTGCGTTTTTGGAAAAGGACTGTATATACGGGTACTCTGGCTTTTTCCCTATTACTGACAGGTTGTGTAAATGGAGAATCAGCTGAACAAGAGATATTTCAAACATTAGAGGAAGTTGTAGAACTTGAAGCAAGCTTTGAAGAGCAACAAGGACCTTTATTGGAATTAGAAAAAGAAGAATCTGCTATTTATGATGAAATTCTTACCCTTGGGATGAAAGAGTTTGATCAGATTGTTAAACTTTCTCAAGAAGGGCTTGCTTTGGTGGAACAAAAAGAAGCTGCCATGAAAAGTGAAAAAGAGAGCATAGAAGCAGCGCGTAAGCAATTTGAAGAAGTTAAAACTTCTATTGAATCATTGGAAGACGAAGAACTTAAAAAAGAGGCACAAGCGTTATACCAACTAATGGAGCAACGTTATGAAGCCTATATGACTTTATCGAATCATTATATGAAGTCAATGGAAGTCGAAAAAGAAATGTACGAGCTATTTCAAACGGAAGATTTGACATTGGAGCAACTCCAAGTGCAGATAAATGATTTAAATGAGAAGTATGAAAAAATTAATGAAGCAAACCAATCTTTCAATGAATATACTGATCAGTATAATAAAGCAAAATTGGAGTTCTATAAAAAAGCCGGACTTAACGTCAGCTATGATAATTAA
- a CDS encoding DMT family transporter, with protein MKRLYAALITLSLIWGMSFLFIKLLVVDLGVWGVVFWRCMFGAGTLLILLLIQNKLKLLRNLPLLPIVLIAVLNNALPWALIAVSETSISSSLASVVNATTPIWTILIGFSIFSSKMEKMQWIGVSVGFLGIIVLLELNILQLFQDNLLGVGTMLGATICYGFGAHLSKRHLQNIPITVISFSTLAVAGILSGIMMAFVQPSGFLAVGSVSVVVSLIGLGVFGSGVAYLLYYYMVKEGSAEFASLVTYLVPITAMLWGSLLLGEKITPHMLFGLILIFSGVYLSSYKTKAKKQKVIKNVTV; from the coding sequence ATGAAGCGACTCTATGCAGCATTAATTACATTAAGTTTGATTTGGGGCATGTCCTTTCTATTTATAAAGTTGCTTGTAGTGGATTTAGGTGTTTGGGGAGTTGTTTTTTGGAGATGTATGTTTGGGGCAGGCACGCTTTTAATCTTGCTTCTGATTCAGAATAAACTAAAGTTACTCCGGAACCTCCCATTACTGCCTATTGTTTTGATAGCGGTATTAAATAATGCTCTTCCATGGGCGCTAATTGCAGTTAGTGAAACATCGATCAGCAGTAGTCTTGCCTCGGTTGTGAATGCTACGACACCAATTTGGACAATTTTGATCGGCTTTTCCATCTTTTCAAGCAAAATGGAAAAAATGCAATGGATTGGTGTAAGTGTCGGTTTTCTGGGGATTATTGTATTACTGGAACTAAATATCCTTCAATTGTTTCAAGATAATCTTCTCGGAGTGGGAACGATGTTGGGGGCTACCATTTGCTATGGTTTCGGTGCCCACCTTAGTAAAAGACATTTACAAAACATCCCGATCACGGTTATTTCTTTTAGTACGTTAGCAGTCGCTGGGATTTTGTCAGGGATTATGATGGCGTTTGTGCAACCTTCTGGGTTTTTAGCGGTAGGAAGTGTTTCCGTTGTGGTATCTTTGATTGGTTTAGGGGTCTTTGGATCGGGTGTTGCGTATCTCCTTTATTATTATATGGTAAAGGAAGGGAGTGCGGAATTCGCTTCCCTTGTCACGTATCTCGTGCCGATAACAGCCATGTTATGGGGAAGCCTATTGTTGGGTGAAAAAATAACTCCTCACATGCTTTTCGGTTTGATTCTTATCTTTAGTGGTGTATATTTATCTTCGTATAAAACTAAGGCGAAAAAACAAAAAGTGATAAAAAATGTCACAGTCTAA